Part of the Oreochromis aureus strain Israel breed Guangdong linkage group 20, ZZ_aureus, whole genome shotgun sequence genome, ggcaagaaattccacaaaaaACCCTGACAAGGaacacctgtgaagtgaaacccatttcaggtgactacatcatgaagctcattgagagaagaCCAAGGGAGAAACTATAATATACAACCAAATTTGTGATTAGTAATGGTCTTTTTCAAATTCTGTTTTGTTCCATCTTACTAATATTAAGTAAGTGCATATAAATGAATTTGTCCTGAAAAGAGGCTCATGCACCTCTCAGACGGCTGAAGTCATTATAGAGAGCATCTTTAGAGTGATTATTAGCAGCTGGGGACGTCATCTCAAAAGAGTCCAGAGAGTGTCCACTATTGTCGACTCGTCATATTCTAAAAgtacataaatgtgtttttgtaactgCAATACACTACAGGAAGATACAGGGCAGTATCGCCTCTGTCGTCTGCAAAGACTGCACTCAATACTAACAAAGAAGAACGTAGCACGACCAGGAGGacggaagaaaatggaaaaagagattttaaaaaatgtgaaagcATTTCACAGAAAACAAAGCTGAATCCAACCACTGCAATCATGAATTCATGAACTGAATCATCTGTAAACTTTGGAAACTTGTTATTTTGGACTGGAAAATAAAATCTTGATTTAATTTGAAGCTTTATTTGAACTTACAAGAAATCTTTAGTTTCCTATTCGcacaatatttttgtttaaatactaaTAGCACTAATTTGTTTAACTTAAtacatttttcatgtatttcatttttatcctattgagcaatgttaaaaacacatttaattattttcaaattCATATGTTTCTGGAGCCATTATTTTAATTGTGCTGTGGGACAAGACAACAGGGTGATATTCACAGGTGGGCAGACATTAGGAGGTGAGGTACTGGAGTTGAACTTGAACAGGAGGTTTCCCCACAGGAAGCGGAGATAAGAGTTATTGAAATGATTGTTGATTAATTgactaaataaagaaaaattagGTTTGACACTGTCAGGCTTTGGGCACTAAAAATATAGAATTTATCTCTAATAATTcatgatgaaaaagaaaaaatattattatgttAAAATCAAGTGGTTATAATACTGTAAGATAATACtgtaaaaatcaaaaatataatatttctgtaatTGTTAGTGATTGAAAACCTCTCGACtaaacataccataatagacagACGGTAAAACACAGACCTCCAGCTGCACAAATTTACCTTCACAGATGACACCAGCATCCTCATGGTGGCTGCAGTTGTGGGATCCAAACACTGAGTGATGGCACTCAGAGAGCTGTGATTCGCTGCCTGAGCATGTGACATTATCCAACCAGATGTGTCCTGTGCCCTGTTCAAATTGTTCATTTGTTGGTATGGAGATGAGCCTGCCACAGCCCAATTGTCTACACACCACCTGCGCTTCTCCCAGGCTCCAGGCATCATCACACACCGCCCCCCACTGTCCACCATGGAAGATCTCCACCCTGCCAGAGCAGGAGTCATTACCTCTATTAACCAGGCGGACCTCCCCCTCAACTGCTGTGCTGTTATCCACTGCTGTTGTAACGGTGATATGGACCTGAGTGGGTGACGAGGTCTGTGGTGTTGAAGCAGGTGTGGTAACAGGAACTCTAGGATCTGTTATGTTCATCTCTGTttacaagaaataaaaagatagtACTGGGTTGGTGTTGTTATAAACAGTAGAATTTAAgaacaaggtaaaaaaaaaaatgcaatcttATTTAAAGCAGAGCAATACCTGCACAGTATGCAAGATGGCATTCAGCTGGCTTCACGAGTTTGTAAACATAGTAGTTTCCATAGCAGCGTTTGACATGGATGGTGTGTGACTCAAATTTGCAGCAGTTGCCTTCCCAAGAACTGCACACGGTGCGAGTTACAATTTCACCCGACTGTGTGGGATGAGGCTGTGTTATCCACAATGGAGCATGAGTTCCACACCTGTTGGGGTCTAGACACCTCTCTGGAATATGAGCACTGGATTCCCCTAGAAACAGGCGATACCAGCCTTCCCAATCAATGTTTTTATCACAGTGTACGACCTGAATATCTGTGTTATTTGTTGAACGCCAGTCATCATTCAGTACGGTGTAGCTATGACAGGGGTCAACACACTGGGCATTACTGCAGTCCATCcctgaaagacaaaaaagacaaaggCTTTTTACTAAAAGCCAAATTCACCCATATTCATACAGCACTTTATTCTGTGCTTCAAGCACTTTTCTAACATACACACTGGGGGCTGCACGGCGtgaacgtgttaacgagctaatcGTGCCAACGCGTTGACGCTGTGCAGCCCTCTCACAGGGCGATTCCCGTTAACTCGCTAACGAAGATTTGCTGCGTTGATgtggttatggcgttaatgtcattttaacgagattaacgctgacatcACTAGTTTATATTAAATATCCTCCTATGCc contains:
- the LOC116320817 gene encoding pancreatic secretory granule membrane major glycoprotein GP2-like, encoding MKVGHTLSCFIFLSLHGTIGLANAEGSVHTGMDCSNAQCVDPCHSYTVLNDDWRSTNNTDIQVVHCDKNIDWEGWYRLFLGESSAHIPERCLDPNRCGTHAPLWITQPHPTQSGEIVTRTVCSSWEGNCCKFESHTIHVKRCYGNYYVYKLVKPAECHLAYCAEMNITDPRVPVTTPASTPQTSSPTQVHITVTTAVDNSTAVEGEVRLVNRGNDSCSGRVEIFHGGQWGAVCDDAWSLGEAQVVCRQLGCGRLISIPTNEQFEQGTGHIWLDNVTCSGSESQLSECHHSVFGSHNCSHHEDAGVICEGSHPDFSLLLVVVIVVMVVLMLLSVLMLIYKRRTESSVDLDRRRNSDHNQTEIALYENFCPVSRCEDSIYQSLDLASSDQDQTYCSLTHSK